A stretch of the Kroppenstedtia eburnea genome encodes the following:
- a CDS encoding DUF1385 domain-containing protein has protein sequence METETVAYGGQAVVEGVMFGGRHAQVTAIRRKNGEIEMFEQTRGKRTGLNLLKKIPLIRGVIALVESSASGSRHLQFAADRYELEPGEEPEQTSSRLELILGVAVVGVLSLVIGKMIFTALPALLASILFDGLVTNLILQNLIEGAIKTLLLLGYLLAISQAPLIKRLFQYHGAEHKVINAYESGEDLTVENVQKQSTLHYRCGSSFIILTVIVGVILYSFFSYDNVWDRIFTRLLLIPVVIGLSYELLRITNALRDVPVLTWLGYPGLWLQKLTTRQPEDDQVEVAIAAFNRMHQLDQEAAEPINGSSLVHSS, from the coding sequence ATGGAAACCGAAACAGTGGCCTATGGCGGTCAGGCGGTGGTGGAAGGTGTCATGTTCGGCGGGCGCCATGCCCAAGTCACCGCCATTCGGAGAAAAAACGGGGAAATCGAGATGTTTGAACAGACCCGTGGCAAGCGTACCGGTCTGAATCTGCTGAAAAAAATCCCCTTGATTCGCGGGGTGATCGCCCTGGTGGAATCCAGCGCCTCCGGCTCCCGCCACCTTCAATTCGCAGCAGACCGATATGAACTGGAGCCCGGGGAAGAACCGGAACAAACAAGCTCCCGGCTGGAACTGATCCTGGGCGTCGCCGTGGTCGGTGTTCTCTCCCTCGTGATCGGGAAAATGATATTCACCGCCTTACCCGCGTTATTGGCCAGCATCCTGTTCGACGGTTTGGTAACCAACCTGATTCTGCAAAATTTAATCGAAGGGGCGATCAAGACCCTTCTCCTGCTGGGGTATTTGCTGGCCATCTCCCAGGCACCGCTCATCAAACGCCTGTTTCAATACCACGGAGCGGAACATAAAGTGATTAATGCCTATGAGTCCGGGGAAGACTTAACAGTGGAGAACGTTCAAAAACAATCGACACTTCACTATCGGTGTGGCAGCAGTTTCATCATTTTGACTGTGATCGTAGGTGTGATTCTTTACTCCTTCTTCTCATACGACAACGTCTGGGACCGCATCTTCACCCGTTTGCTCCTGATTCCCGTGGTGATCGGCCTCTCCTATGAACTGCTCCGGATCACCAACGCGCTCCGGGATGTTCCCGTGCTCACCTGGCTCGGTTATCCCGGTCTGTGGCTTCAGAAATTGACCACGCGACAGCCGGAGGATGATCAGGTGGAGGTGGCCATCGCCGCCTTCAATCGGATGCATCAACTGGATCAAGAGGCGGCGGAACCGATCAACGGATCCAGTCTTGTCCATTCGAGTTAA
- a CDS encoding intracellular growth attenuator family protein translates to MSTRTKIWRSVILTLVAIGLIVMLITETTLFLGILAAVILIWYLYRRPPRWLIRLSHPQAASPARKPGASTRKAKLRERKKRRFRVIDGNGNRSSNKTKMP, encoded by the coding sequence TTGAGCACAAGAACAAAAATTTGGCGCAGCGTGATCCTGACCCTTGTCGCAATCGGGTTGATCGTCATGTTGATCACCGAGACGACCCTCTTTTTGGGCATCCTGGCCGCGGTGATCCTGATCTGGTATCTGTACCGGCGCCCGCCCAGGTGGCTGATCCGGCTGAGCCATCCCCAAGCCGCCTCCCCCGCCCGAAAACCCGGGGCCTCCACCAGAAAAGCAAAGTTGCGGGAGCGGAAGAAGAGACGTTTTCGCGTCATCGACGGCAACGGAAACCGCTCATCCAATAAAACGAAGATGCCTTAA
- a CDS encoding protease complex subunit PrcB family protein, producing MISAGMKPNPGHRLELVGIKKERGEPGFLIREVAPEPGKMHPQVITFPCLVIRVKGPVPRVLHANSGEIFTRAVTEADPETKQITESPKD from the coding sequence ATGATTTCCGCCGGGATGAAGCCCAACCCGGGACATCGGTTGGAGTTGGTCGGTATCAAAAAAGAAAGGGGGGAGCCCGGATTTCTCATTCGTGAAGTGGCTCCCGAACCCGGGAAGATGCATCCTCAAGTGATCACCTTTCCATGCTTGGTGATTCGTGTCAAAGGCCCCGTTCCAAGGGTGCTCCATGCCAATTCCGGGGAAATTTTCACCCGGGCGGTGACAGAGGCCGACCCGGAAACAAAGCAGATCACCGAGTCACCGAAGGACTGA